One region of Streptomyces subrutilus genomic DNA includes:
- the araD gene encoding L-ribulose-5-phosphate 4-epimerase AraD: MSETFLGDLRREVLAANLRILEAGLATLTWGNVSGVDRDAGVFVIKPSGVSYADLTEEDLVVVALEDGRVVGGRLRPSTDTETHRCLYRAFPSIGGVTHTHSTHAVAFAQARRPIPVLGTTHADTFNGPVPVTEDLTAEQCARDYEYNTGQVIVARLDGDPRLADEVPGALVSRHGPFTWGATAKAALENAIVCEAVAEMALHTLALGSRLGEAPEPPKHLLERHFTRKHGPDAYYGNVPHTPSV; the protein is encoded by the coding sequence GTGAGCGAGACCTTCCTGGGGGACCTCCGTCGTGAGGTCCTCGCGGCCAACCTGCGCATCCTGGAGGCCGGTCTGGCCACCCTCACCTGGGGAAACGTCAGCGGAGTGGACCGAGACGCGGGCGTCTTCGTCATCAAGCCGTCCGGCGTCTCCTACGCCGACCTCACCGAGGAGGACCTGGTGGTGGTGGCGCTGGAGGACGGGCGGGTCGTCGGGGGGCGCCTCAGGCCGTCCACCGACACCGAAACCCATCGGTGCCTCTACCGGGCCTTCCCCTCCATCGGCGGCGTCACCCACACGCACTCGACGCACGCCGTCGCCTTCGCTCAGGCGCGCCGCCCGATCCCCGTACTCGGCACGACGCACGCCGACACCTTCAACGGGCCCGTTCCCGTGACGGAGGACCTCACCGCCGAGCAGTGCGCGCGGGACTACGAGTACAACACCGGACAGGTGATCGTCGCCCGGCTCGACGGGGACCCCCGGCTGGCCGACGAGGTCCCCGGAGCACTCGTTTCACGACACGGACCCTTCACCTGGGGTGCCACCGCGAAGGCGGCGCTGGAGAACGCCATCGTCTGCGAGGCCGTGGCGGAGATGGCGCTGCACACGCTGGCGCTGGGGTCCCGCCTCGGGGAAGCCCCCGAACCGCCGAAGCATCTGCTGGAGCGGCACTTCACCCGTAAGCACGGACCGGACGCCTACTACGGCAACGTCCCGCACACCCCGAGCGTCTGA
- a CDS encoding aldose epimerase family protein, which translates to MEHAYESVDQAVEPRQTAACPRTARPLRLDDGGTGERWRFGFPGRARAEVHTRGARLRSLILPDRWGHTADVVLAPRDPAACEGSARYFGATVGRYANRIARGGLVVDGVTHRLATQETGHTLHGGPDGFDQRLWRCEPFHSAHRTGVRLFLHSPDGDQGFPGALNVRLTYTLDRDDNLTMSYQAVADAPTIVNLTNHAYWNLEGEGRGNVLAHHLQVAAPLYTPIDAELIPDGSHRPVSDTPFDLRRHRRLSDALTHTEAQLALAGGGFDHNWVLDEARRDSPRKAAVLYAPASGRRMEVRTTEPGIQVYTGQGLTGDITGKAGRPYHAYAGVALETQHFPDSPNRPDYPTVVLRPDELYRSTTIHSFTTVAA; encoded by the coding sequence ATGGAACACGCATACGAATCTGTCGACCAGGCCGTCGAGCCCAGGCAGACGGCCGCCTGTCCGCGGACGGCCCGCCCCCTGCGTCTGGACGATGGCGGAACGGGGGAGAGGTGGCGGTTCGGCTTCCCCGGCAGGGCCCGTGCCGAGGTCCACACGCGCGGCGCCCGGCTCCGTTCACTGATCCTGCCGGACCGCTGGGGCCACACCGCTGACGTGGTGCTCGCGCCCCGCGACCCCGCCGCCTGCGAGGGTTCCGCACGCTACTTCGGTGCGACGGTGGGCCGTTACGCCAACCGCATCGCACGCGGCGGGCTCGTAGTCGACGGCGTCACCCACCGGCTCGCCACCCAGGAGACCGGGCACACATTGCACGGTGGTCCCGACGGGTTCGACCAGCGCCTGTGGCGGTGCGAACCCTTCCACTCGGCGCACCGCACCGGTGTCCGTCTGTTCTTGCACAGCCCCGACGGCGACCAGGGATTCCCCGGTGCCCTGAACGTGCGCCTCACCTACACGCTGGACCGCGACGACAACCTGACGATGTCGTACCAGGCGGTAGCCGACGCCCCGACGATCGTCAACCTCACCAACCACGCCTACTGGAACCTCGAAGGGGAGGGGCGGGGCAACGTCCTGGCCCACCACCTCCAGGTCGCGGCCCCCCTCTACACCCCCATCGACGCCGAGTTGATCCCCGACGGCTCCCACCGCCCGGTCAGCGACACCCCGTTCGACCTCCGCCGACACCGGCGTCTCTCCGACGCCTTGACCCATACGGAGGCGCAACTGGCCCTCGCCGGCGGCGGCTTCGATCACAACTGGGTCCTCGACGAGGCCCGGCGAGACAGTCCTCGTAAGGCCGCTGTGCTGTACGCCCCCGCATCCGGCCGCCGCATGGAGGTGCGCACCACGGAACCGGGCATCCAGGTCTACACCGGGCAAGGCCTGACCGGTGACATCACGGGCAAGGCAGGCAGGCCGTACCACGCCTACGCGGGGGTCGCGCTGGAGACCCAGCACTTCCCGGACTCCCCGAACCGCCCCGACTACCCGACGGTCGTCCTGCGCCCGGACGAGCTGTACCGGTCGACCACGATCCACAGTTTCACCACGGTCGCCGCCTGA
- a CDS encoding DUF664 domain-containing protein: MDGPRLAALRRPAAGGRRVGRRRVPARARRTLAGLLADYELATGETAEAVAGIAHLGQGVPVPRGVSWFPADAEEWSVRWVLLHLIEETARHGGHADIIRESLDGATPYPLMAAAEQWPDPWFETWEPAALAGCGLRPSEVVPHRPDMVEALLRTGPTLEAWPPIPC; the protein is encoded by the coding sequence CTGGACGGCCCTCGCCTTGCGGCGCTCCGGCGCCCTGCAGCGGGCGGCCGACGAGTCGGACGACGACGAGTTCCGGCCCGCGCCCGGCGAACCCTAGCCGGGCTGCTGGCCGACTACGAGCTGGCGACCGGGGAGACCGCCGAGGCCGTCGCCGGCATCGCCCACCTCGGCCAGGGCGTTCCCGTCCCCCGGGGTGTGTCGTGGTTCCCCGCCGACGCCGAGGAGTGGTCGGTGCGGTGGGTGCTGCTGCACCTGATCGAGGAGACCGCACGCCACGGCGGCCACGCCGACATCATCCGCGAGAGCCTGGACGGCGCTACCCCCTACCCGCTGATGGCCGCCGCCGAGCAGTGGCCCGACCCGTGGTTCGAGACCTGGGAGCCCGCCGCGCTCGCCGGCTGTGGACTACGGCCGTCAGAAGTCGTGCCCCATCGGCCGGATATGGTCGAGGCGCTCTTGCGGACCGGTCCTACGCTGGAGGCATGGCCACCGATCCCTTGCTGA
- a CDS encoding SH3 domain-containing protein, translating to MTVTAARRTMSPRRSAARTAAVAALSAAALLGGALTAQAAAPARTTGAAVELAPAGVLATRCYYRVNASGGLLIRSGPGTSYRVVGSYDNGATILASASTTNGFRNVGTNRWVAAAYLVRITSYPCE from the coding sequence ATGACCGTCACAGCAGCACGCCGCACCATGTCACCGCGTCGCTCCGCCGCCCGCACGGCGGCCGTGGCGGCCCTGTCCGCCGCCGCACTCCTCGGCGGCGCTCTCACGGCCCAGGCCGCCGCACCCGCCCGCACGACGGGCGCGGCCGTGGAGCTCGCGCCGGCCGGTGTGCTCGCCACCCGGTGCTACTACAGGGTCAACGCCAGTGGTGGTCTGCTGATCCGCAGCGGTCCCGGCACCAGTTACCGGGTCGTCGGGTCCTACGACAACGGCGCCACGATCCTCGCGTCGGCGTCCACCACCAACGGCTTCCGCAACGTGGGCACCAACCGCTGGGTCGCCGCGGCGTACCTCGTCCGCATCACCAGCTATCCCTGCGAGTGA
- a CDS encoding transposase: MSPVGPCVGGGVLRWGRGNVRAYVSRNLRGKPQQVDPRRPTARAVTRWILTHPDALAERYQLQLKTVLASCPELDALTASVRSFATPGTRLDAVTAGLSQPWNSGVVEGHVNRIKMLKRQMFGRVGFELLRKRGLSYS, translated from the coding sequence GTGTCACCCGTAGGCCCTTGTGTCGGCGGTGGGGTTCTGCGGTGGGGGCGTGGCAACGTCCGCGCCTACGTCAGCCGGAACCTACGCGGCAAGCCCCAGCAGGTCGACCCCCGGCGGCCAACCGCCCGCGCTGTCACCCGCTGGATCCTTACCCACCCCGACGCCCTGGCCGAGAGATACCAGCTCCAGCTCAAGACCGTACTGGCCAGCTGCCCCGAACTGGACGCACTCACCGCGTCGGTGCGCTCCTTCGCCACACCTGGAACGCGACTCGACGCCGTCACTGCCGGACTCTCGCAGCCGTGGAACTCCGGAGTCGTCGAAGGCCATGTCAACCGGATCAAAATGCTGAAGCGCCAGATGTTCGGCCGCGTCGGCTTCGAACTCCTCCGCAAGCGCGGCCTGTCTTATTCCTGA
- a CDS encoding ABC transporter permease — MTTQPPKSEAAAAIGRRLAGHRLLWPALILLALLLGNLAFHHDFFSVRVRDGHLYGSLIDILQFGAPLILVALGMTLVIATRGIDLSVGSTVAIAGALACGHISTAAHPGSVATMLTAVALALGVALVLGLANGFLVSGLGVQPIVATLILMVAGRGVAQLITDGQIVTVTSAPYKMIGGGYWLTFPFAVLLAAALVALTAFVTRRSALGLLIESVGGNPAASRLVGIRAGGLLALVYVFSALCAAVAGLMISSNVSSADGNNAGLWIELDAILAVVVGGTALTGGRFSLGGTVLGALIIQTLSTTVYTLGVPPETTLVFKAFVVIVVCLVQAPVFRAKVLRRRRTTTPRSHTTAGAAPLQQEVRA, encoded by the coding sequence ATGACCACCCAGCCCCCCAAGTCCGAGGCGGCCGCCGCGATCGGGAGACGGCTGGCCGGCCACCGTCTGCTGTGGCCCGCGCTCATCCTGCTCGCCCTGCTCCTCGGTAACCTCGCGTTCCACCACGACTTCTTCTCCGTCCGCGTACGCGACGGCCATCTCTACGGCAGCCTCATCGACATCCTGCAGTTCGGTGCGCCACTCATCCTGGTGGCGCTCGGCATGACCCTGGTCATCGCCACCCGCGGGATCGACCTCTCGGTGGGTTCCACCGTCGCCATCGCCGGCGCCCTCGCCTGCGGGCACATCTCCACCGCCGCGCATCCCGGCAGCGTCGCCACCATGCTCACGGCCGTCGCCCTCGCGCTCGGCGTCGCCCTCGTGCTGGGCCTGGCCAACGGCTTCCTGGTGTCCGGGCTGGGGGTGCAGCCCATCGTGGCCACCTTGATCCTCATGGTCGCGGGCCGCGGCGTCGCTCAGCTGATCACGGACGGCCAGATCGTCACGGTGACCAGCGCCCCCTACAAAATGATCGGCGGGGGCTACTGGCTGACCTTCCCGTTCGCCGTCCTCCTGGCGGCCGCCCTCGTCGCGCTCACCGCCTTCGTCACCCGCCGCAGCGCACTCGGCCTGCTGATCGAGTCCGTCGGCGGCAACCCCGCGGCCAGCCGCCTGGTCGGCATCCGGGCCGGCGGCCTGCTCGCCCTGGTCTACGTCTTCAGCGCCCTTTGCGCCGCCGTCGCCGGACTGATGATCAGCTCCAACGTCTCCAGCGCCGACGGCAACAACGCCGGCCTGTGGATCGAGCTCGACGCGATCCTCGCCGTCGTCGTCGGCGGCACCGCACTGACCGGAGGACGCTTCTCCCTCGGCGGCACCGTCCTGGGCGCCCTGATCATCCAGACCCTGTCGACCACCGTCTACACCCTCGGCGTCCCACCCGAGACCACCCTCGTCTTCAAAGCCTTCGTCGTCATCGTCGTCTGCCTCGTGCAGGCCCCGGTCTTCCGGGCCAAGGTCCTGCGCCGCCGCAGGACGACCACTCCCCGATCCCACACCACGGCGGGCGCCGCCCCGCTGCAGCAGGAGGTACGCGCATGA
- a CDS encoding ribulokinase translates to MTSPHLLAPAPPSEESEQYTVGVDFGTLSGRAVVVRVRDGQELAAAVHPYRHGVIDRYLPQGGAPLPPDWALQHPQDWRDVLRRAVPQALAAAGIDPAAVIGIATDFTACTVLPTLADGTPLSETELAGRPHAWPKLWKHHAAQSHADRINELAQARGEKWIARYGGRISAEWQFAKALQVLEEDPLVYESCARWIEAADWIVWQLTGTESRNACTAGYKGIHQDGAYPSEEYLAALNPRFADFARTRLEFPLSALGSRVGSLSTEAAAWTGLRPGIAVAAGNVDAHVTAAAAQAVEDGQLLAIMGTSTCHVVNSPVLADVPGICGVVAGGIVEGTYGYEAGQSAVGDIFAWVLDQGVPPDYLAEAADRGEDLHTLLTRKAAGQPVGGHGLVALDWLNGNRSVLVDHHLSGVIVGLTLATRPEDVYRALLEATAFGTRVIVEALEAGGVPVHEFIVAGGLAKNELLMQIYSDVLRRPVSLAASNQGPALGSAIHAAVAAGAHGDVRTATAAMGRRLPAVYLPDATRAEAYDALFAEYRLLHDHFATGGLLHRLRHIRDTTHTAD, encoded by the coding sequence TTGACGTCACCCCATCTCCTCGCGCCCGCCCCTCCTTCCGAGGAATCGGAGCAGTACACGGTCGGTGTCGACTTCGGCACCCTGTCGGGTCGCGCCGTGGTGGTACGGGTTCGCGACGGTCAGGAGCTGGCCGCGGCGGTCCACCCCTACCGGCACGGCGTCATCGACCGATACCTGCCGCAAGGCGGTGCGCCGCTGCCTCCGGACTGGGCCCTGCAACACCCCCAGGACTGGCGGGACGTACTGCGTCGCGCCGTCCCGCAGGCCCTGGCGGCGGCCGGGATCGATCCCGCCGCGGTGATCGGCATCGCCACCGACTTCACCGCCTGCACCGTCCTGCCCACGCTGGCCGACGGGACTCCCCTCTCCGAGACCGAGCTCGCCGGACGGCCCCACGCGTGGCCCAAGCTGTGGAAGCACCACGCCGCCCAGTCCCATGCCGACCGCATCAACGAACTCGCCCAAGCCCGCGGGGAGAAGTGGATCGCCCGCTACGGCGGCCGGATCTCCGCCGAGTGGCAGTTCGCGAAGGCGCTCCAGGTCCTGGAAGAAGACCCGCTCGTCTACGAAAGCTGCGCCCGGTGGATCGAGGCCGCCGACTGGATCGTGTGGCAGCTCACCGGAACCGAGTCCCGCAACGCCTGCACCGCCGGATACAAGGGCATCCACCAGGACGGCGCCTACCCGAGCGAGGAGTACCTGGCCGCGCTGAACCCCCGGTTCGCCGACTTCGCACGCACCCGCCTCGAATTCCCCCTCTCCGCTCTGGGATCACGAGTGGGCTCGCTCAGTACGGAGGCGGCAGCGTGGACAGGCCTGCGCCCCGGCATCGCCGTGGCCGCGGGCAACGTCGACGCCCATGTCACCGCGGCGGCGGCCCAGGCAGTCGAGGACGGACAACTGCTCGCCATCATGGGGACCTCCACCTGCCACGTCGTGAACTCCCCCGTCCTCGCCGACGTCCCCGGCATCTGCGGCGTCGTGGCCGGCGGGATCGTCGAGGGAACCTACGGCTACGAGGCCGGCCAGAGCGCGGTCGGCGACATCTTCGCCTGGGTACTGGACCAAGGCGTCCCGCCGGACTACCTCGCCGAGGCCGCCGACCGCGGCGAGGACCTGCACACCCTGCTGACCCGGAAGGCCGCCGGCCAGCCGGTCGGCGGCCACGGACTGGTCGCCCTCGACTGGCTGAACGGCAACCGTTCGGTCCTCGTCGACCACCACCTCTCCGGAGTCATCGTGGGTCTCACCCTCGCGACCCGCCCCGAGGACGTCTACCGCGCACTGCTCGAAGCCACCGCGTTCGGCACCCGCGTCATCGTGGAGGCCCTGGAAGCAGGCGGCGTACCGGTCCACGAGTTCATCGTCGCCGGCGGACTGGCCAAGAACGAACTGCTGATGCAGATCTACTCCGACGTGCTGCGCCGCCCCGTATCCCTGGCCGCGTCCAACCAGGGCCCCGCCCTCGGGTCGGCCATCCACGCCGCCGTAGCCGCCGGCGCGCACGGCGACGTACGGACGGCCACCGCCGCCATGGGCCGCCGGCTGCCGGCCGTCTACCTGCCCGACGCCACCCGGGCCGAGGCGTACGACGCCCTCTTCGCCGAATACCGGCTCCTGCACGACCACTTCGCCACGGGGGGCCTGCTGCACCGCCTCAGACACATCCGCGACACGACCCACACCGCGGACTGA
- the yjfF gene encoding galactofuranose ABC transporter, permease protein YjfF: MSTGIASAAAHLTRPFATVSPRTRTRIPLIVTAVLLAVMFSVGSVRYEGFLSAQVVLNLLIDNGFLLVVAVGATFVILTGGIDLSVGSMVALSTMLTAWLVESHGWPLATVIPLVLLVGAGSGTLMGWIIHTFEIQPFIVTLAGMFLARGLCYTISTESITISDPTTVGIAQTRLYGPGGLFVSIPVVIALAVLVIAFVVLHHTRFGRNVYALGGNESSARLMGLPTGSTKIAAYAVSGLCSALGGLLLTFYMLSGYALHAMGMELDAIAATVIGGTLLTGGSGFVLGTALGVLVLGTIQTVVNFQGTLSSWWTRIVVGALLLVFIVLQRLMSGRRPAAD, from the coding sequence ATGAGTACCGGCATCGCGAGCGCCGCCGCGCACCTCACCCGCCCCTTCGCGACCGTGTCCCCGCGCACCCGCACCCGTATCCCACTGATCGTCACGGCTGTCCTGCTGGCCGTCATGTTCAGCGTCGGATCGGTGCGCTACGAGGGCTTCCTCTCGGCGCAAGTCGTACTGAACCTGCTGATCGACAACGGATTCCTCCTGGTCGTCGCGGTCGGGGCGACCTTCGTCATCCTCACCGGCGGCATCGATCTGTCCGTCGGCTCCATGGTGGCCCTGTCGACCATGCTCACCGCTTGGCTGGTCGAGTCGCACGGCTGGCCCCTGGCCACCGTCATCCCCCTGGTCCTGCTCGTCGGCGCCGGGAGCGGGACGCTCATGGGCTGGATCATCCACACCTTCGAGATCCAGCCGTTCATCGTCACCCTGGCCGGCATGTTCCTCGCCCGCGGGCTCTGCTACACGATCAGCACCGAATCCATCACGATCAGCGACCCCACGACGGTGGGAATCGCGCAGACCCGGCTGTACGGCCCGGGAGGACTGTTCGTCTCGATCCCGGTGGTCATCGCCCTGGCCGTGCTGGTGATCGCCTTCGTCGTCCTGCACCACACGCGCTTCGGCCGCAACGTGTACGCGCTGGGCGGCAACGAGTCCTCCGCTCGGCTGATGGGTCTTCCGACGGGATCCACCAAGATCGCCGCATACGCCGTCAGCGGCCTGTGCTCCGCACTCGGCGGCCTGTTGCTGACCTTCTACATGCTCTCCGGCTACGCCCTCCACGCGATGGGCATGGAACTCGACGCGATCGCCGCCACCGTGATCGGCGGCACGCTGCTGACCGGAGGCTCCGGTTTCGTCCTGGGCACCGCCCTCGGCGTGCTCGTCCTCGGCACGATCCAGACGGTGGTCAACTTTCAGGGCACGCTCAGCTCCTGGTGGACCCGGATCGTCGTCGGTGCCCTGCTGCTCGTGTTCATCGTGCTGCAACGCCTGATGAGCGGCCGCCGCCCCGCCGCCGACTGA
- a CDS encoding LacI family DNA-binding transcriptional regulator: protein MRKGRELTQLPDVSRAPTMTDVARVAGVSHQTVSRVLSDHPNVSAKTRAAVTQVIEQLGYRRNSAARALATRRTHTLGVIAVNTTLHGPASTVAGVQEAARDRGYLTSAVTLRTATQTALSEAMQHLAGWGVEGIVAVTPQRAAVRALAALEAPCPVVTVEGGHTLDLPGVSLDQNLGARMITEHLLASGHATVWHVAGPPDWLESEARTQGWEDALRDAGAEVPPVLRGDWSPLSGYQAGQQLAGRVLASRGQGAGLTAVFVANDQMALGVLRALREAGLRTPEDVAVAGFDDIPEAEFFPPPLTTIRQDFASLGRDSIGLLLDHIEGRTDESTHLVLAPELIVRASTARRIAPPGE from the coding sequence ATGAGGAAAGGAAGAGAGTTGACCCAGCTCCCAGACGTCTCGCGAGCGCCCACGATGACGGACGTCGCACGCGTCGCCGGCGTGTCCCATCAGACCGTTTCGCGGGTGCTCAGCGACCACCCGAACGTCAGCGCCAAGACCCGGGCCGCGGTGACTCAGGTCATCGAGCAGCTGGGGTACCGCCGCAATTCGGCGGCCAGGGCTCTGGCCACCCGCCGGACCCACACGCTGGGCGTCATCGCGGTGAACACCACTCTGCACGGGCCCGCCAGTACCGTGGCGGGAGTGCAGGAGGCGGCTCGGGACCGCGGCTACCTGACGTCCGCCGTCACGCTTCGCACCGCCACGCAGACGGCTCTCTCCGAGGCCATGCAGCACCTCGCCGGGTGGGGCGTGGAGGGGATCGTCGCCGTCACTCCGCAACGCGCCGCGGTACGCGCCCTGGCGGCACTGGAAGCACCGTGCCCCGTGGTCACCGTGGAAGGCGGCCACACCCTCGACCTGCCGGGGGTGTCGCTGGACCAGAACCTCGGCGCCCGCATGATCACGGAGCACCTTCTCGCGTCGGGCCACGCCACCGTGTGGCATGTGGCGGGCCCCCCCGACTGGCTCGAGAGCGAGGCACGCACACAGGGGTGGGAGGACGCGCTGCGCGATGCCGGCGCCGAGGTGCCGCCCGTGCTGCGCGGCGACTGGAGTCCGCTGTCGGGATACCAGGCCGGCCAGCAGCTGGCGGGGCGGGTCCTGGCATCACGAGGGCAGGGAGCCGGCCTCACCGCGGTGTTCGTCGCCAACGACCAGATGGCCCTCGGTGTCCTACGGGCCCTGCGGGAAGCGGGCCTGCGGACGCCCGAGGACGTGGCGGTCGCCGGCTTCGACGACATCCCCGAGGCGGAGTTCTTCCCGCCCCCGCTGACGACGATCCGCCAGGACTTCGCCTCGCTCGGCCGCGACAGCATCGGGCTGCTCCTGGACCACATCGAGGGCAGGACCGACGAGTCGACCCACCTGGTGTTGGCGCCCGAACTCATCGTGCGCGCCAGCACGGCCCGCAGGATCGCTCCCCCCGGCGAATGA
- a CDS encoding sugar ABC transporter ATP-binding protein gives MTHPSTPPATGAGGPRPVLEAHGIRKRFPGVLALDGVALRLFPGEVHALMGENGAGKSTLIKVLTGVHPADGGAILVDGRPHAFRDPLQAQQAGISTVYQEVNLCPNISVAENILIGREPRRFGLIHWSAMRRRAAELLTELDLGLDVTSLLDSHSLAVQQLVAIVRAVDVSAKVLVLDEPTSSLDREEVAQLFTLVRRLRDRGVAILFVTHFLDQVFDLCDRVTILRNGRLEGEYPIGELTPVTLVQRMIGGELATLDQLSGRAPEEAAERAAGEPFLQARQLTRTGSIEPYDLDIHPGEVIGLAGLLGSGRTEVARLLFGADSADAGEVSIEGEKVVLRSPRHAIARGIAFCSENRKSEGLVGELTVRENIVLALQAARGWTRPLARAKQDELARHWTEALDIRPADPEAQVRHLSGGNQQKVLLARWLLTAPRLLILDEPTRGIDIGAKAEIQKLVARLAGEGTAVLFISAELEEVLRLSHRIAVLRDHRMVATLVNDDTVTPERLLTTIATGTDS, from the coding sequence ATGACGCATCCGTCCACCCCGCCGGCCACGGGCGCCGGCGGCCCGCGGCCGGTCCTGGAAGCCCACGGCATCCGCAAGCGGTTCCCGGGCGTGCTCGCGCTCGACGGAGTCGCCCTGCGCCTCTTCCCCGGTGAGGTGCATGCCCTGATGGGCGAGAACGGCGCCGGGAAGTCCACCTTGATCAAGGTACTCACCGGTGTCCACCCCGCCGACGGCGGCGCCATCCTCGTGGACGGCCGGCCCCACGCGTTCAGGGACCCCCTCCAGGCACAACAGGCCGGAATCAGCACCGTTTATCAGGAGGTCAACCTCTGCCCGAACATCTCGGTAGCCGAGAACATCCTCATCGGGCGCGAACCGCGCCGGTTCGGTCTCATCCACTGGTCCGCGATGCGGCGGCGGGCGGCAGAGCTGCTGACGGAACTCGACCTCGGTCTGGACGTCACCAGTCTGCTCGATTCGCACTCCCTGGCGGTGCAGCAACTGGTCGCCATCGTCCGGGCGGTGGACGTCTCGGCGAAGGTGCTCGTACTGGACGAACCCACCTCCAGCCTGGATCGCGAGGAGGTCGCCCAGCTCTTCACCCTGGTGCGGCGCCTGCGGGACCGCGGTGTGGCCATCCTGTTCGTCACGCACTTCCTCGACCAGGTATTCGACCTCTGCGACCGCGTCACCATCCTGCGCAACGGCCGGCTGGAAGGCGAGTACCCGATCGGGGAACTCACGCCGGTGACGCTGGTACAGCGCATGATCGGCGGAGAACTGGCCACCCTCGACCAGCTGTCCGGCCGTGCCCCCGAGGAAGCGGCCGAACGGGCGGCCGGCGAGCCGTTCCTCCAGGCCCGACAGCTGACCCGTACGGGCTCCATCGAACCGTACGACCTTGACATCCATCCCGGCGAGGTCATCGGACTGGCCGGCCTCCTGGGCTCGGGCCGCACCGAGGTGGCGCGCCTCCTGTTCGGCGCGGACAGCGCGGACGCCGGAGAAGTGAGCATCGAGGGCGAGAAGGTGGTCCTGCGCAGCCCCCGCCACGCCATCGCCCGGGGCATCGCGTTCTGTTCCGAGAACCGCAAGTCCGAGGGACTGGTGGGCGAGCTCACGGTCCGCGAGAACATCGTCCTCGCCCTGCAGGCCGCCCGCGGCTGGACCAGGCCGCTGGCCCGTGCGAAGCAGGACGAACTGGCGCGGCACTGGACAGAGGCCCTGGACATCCGCCCCGCCGACCCCGAAGCCCAGGTGCGCCACCTCAGCGGAGGCAACCAGCAGAAGGTCCTCCTCGCCCGCTGGCTGCTGACCGCACCCCGGCTCCTGATCCTCGACGAACCCACCCGGGGCATCGACATCGGGGCCAAGGCGGAGATCCAGAAACTCGTGGCCCGCCTGGCGGGCGAAGGCACCGCCGTGCTGTTCATCTCGGCGGAACTCGAAGAGGTCCTGCGCCTGAGCCACCGCATCGCCGTGCTCCGCGACCACCGCATGGTGGCCACCCTCGTGAACGACGACACCGTCACGCCCGAACGCCTCCTCACGACCATCGCCACCGGAACGGACTCATGA
- a CDS encoding ABC transporter substrate-binding protein, whose translation MARRAALVLTVALLASSALTACSTEGPTSAPASGAKTGSGGTITMGFAQVGAESGWRTANTKSVQEAAKKAGIELKFSDAQQKQENQIKAIRTFIQQKVDVIAFSPVVESGWDTVLKEAKDAGIPVILTDRAVDTKDTSLYKTFLGSDFVKEGKSAGEWLTGAYANEQGPVNIVELQGTTGSAPANDRKAGFADAIRADGKFKIVASQTGDFTRAKGKEVMQAFLKSQKDIDVLYAHNDDMALGAIQAIEESGKKPGTDIKVISVDGIKDAFVAMTEGKINVVVECNPMLGDQLMELAKKVVAGESVPTRVETQEGVFPQDKAAAALPSRNY comes from the coding sequence ATGGCTCGCAGAGCAGCCCTCGTCCTCACCGTCGCCCTTCTCGCCTCCTCGGCGCTGACCGCCTGCTCGACCGAGGGTCCCACCTCCGCCCCGGCCTCCGGGGCCAAGACGGGCTCCGGCGGCACGATCACCATGGGCTTCGCCCAGGTCGGCGCCGAGAGCGGTTGGCGTACCGCCAACACCAAGTCCGTCCAGGAGGCGGCGAAGAAGGCCGGGATCGAGCTCAAGTTCTCCGACGCGCAGCAGAAGCAGGAGAACCAGATCAAGGCGATCCGCACCTTCATCCAGCAGAAGGTCGATGTGATCGCCTTCTCGCCGGTCGTGGAGTCCGGCTGGGACACGGTGCTCAAGGAGGCCAAGGACGCGGGCATCCCGGTCATCCTCACCGACCGGGCCGTGGACACCAAGGACACCTCCCTCTACAAGACCTTCCTGGGCTCGGACTTCGTCAAGGAGGGCAAGTCCGCGGGCGAGTGGCTGACCGGCGCGTACGCGAACGAACAGGGCCCGGTCAACATCGTCGAGCTCCAGGGCACCACGGGCTCAGCACCCGCCAACGACCGCAAGGCCGGCTTCGCCGATGCCATCCGTGCCGACGGCAAGTTCAAGATCGTCGCCTCGCAGACGGGCGACTTCACCCGCGCCAAGGGCAAGGAGGTCATGCAGGCGTTCCTGAAGTCCCAGAAGGACATCGACGTCCTCTACGCCCACAACGACGACATGGCCCTCGGCGCCATCCAGGCCATCGAGGAGTCCGGCAAGAAGCCCGGTACGGACATCAAGGTGATCTCGGTGGACGGAATCAAGGACGCCTTCGTCGCCATGACCGAGGGCAAGATCAACGTCGTGGTGGAGTGCAACCCGATGCTCGGCGACCAGCTGATGGAGCTGGCCAAGAAGGTCGTGGCGGGGGAGAGCGTGCCGACCCGGGTCGAGACCCAGGAGGGCGTCTTCCCGCAGGACAAGGCTGCGGCCGCCCTGCCGTCCCGGAACTACTGA